In Drosophila subpulchrella strain 33 F10 #4 breed RU33 chromosome X, RU_Dsub_v1.1 Primary Assembly, whole genome shotgun sequence, the DNA window CATATAATTTTTCTAAGCTTGCAAATACTTATTGCAAATTCAGTTTCTGAAATGTACCCACAACCGTTAAAAGGAAAATCATCCTTAAAAATCTGTGCCATAATACTCGTAAGAAGAGCGCCCTCCAATCCATTGCTGATTCTCGAACAACTTGTAATGGGTTAACGAGGGACCTGGGCAATCTTTTTAGTTTATCTGCCATCTAAATCCCTTTCAATTAGATAAATTAGCTGGCCACAGATTTCACCGCACCTGCGAAAAGTTTTCGCACTCAACGACTGATGGATCCGGGCTCTGGAGTCCGTTGGTCCGCAATTACCGTGGTCACCGTAATGCGGTTGGTTTTGGGTTTTCAGCTTTCGGTTTTCGGTTGGCCGGGATCATCCCGGCGGTTTGAGTGGTCTGAGTGGTTCCGATGGTGTAAATATTGTCGCAGCTGGCCAAAAAACGGGGGGATGGCTTCTGGAAAAATAAAGATGACAATGACAATGAGGGAGCGAGGGTGTGGGAAATCCATTTGATTGATTGAATTTAAAGAGCAGCGACAGCCACGCGGGAAAACGGGGAAAATTACAAGACCAATGTTCGATAATGATAATGGTGatggcgatgatgatgatggtgcaGTGCTGCACCTTTTTTCCGCTCTGTGGAAAGCTCAAATCATTAGAGTGATTAAAGGTCGAGCTGACATGACAAGAGTCCCTCTGACTTGACTCGGACCCTCATCATCTTGAGCTCCGGAATCAGTCATGGAAAATTCTTGAGCTCTAAAATCTGTCAAAATGAATTTAGCCAATTGTGAGTACATTTTTTGGTGAGGAAATTCACACTTCTATTTCTTTATAACCTTCCTGCAAAAATCAGTTTACATTTCTATTATGAATATAATATGTTTAAGACCCTTGACCTGACTAGGATGTAACCCTTATCATCTTGAACTCTAAAATCTGTCAAGGATACTACTTTCCGCTCCAAAAAATGTATGAGGAGTTTAAACAAAGATAAAGCTTATAAACTGAATTTAATCGATTGTAAATGTTTAGTAAGATAAGATATTTTGTATCTTTCCTAAAAGCTCAGATTTTTTCTAATTATGtaattttattcttatttttaaCATGGGTATGGGTTTCAcataagatttatttttaaaatactataCTTTACTTGGACACAAACCTCCATCATCTTGAGCTCTAAAATCTGTTCAAAATTCATAAGCTCATAAATCCTGAAAAAAACAACACAAAAGCAAATGAATTTAGCaaattgtacatttttttcACTAACCATAATTTgttaatctttaaaaaaatgtgttaTGGAACAGGTAATACACTGTTCTAATTATAGGCAAATCAAATCTTCCTTTAACCACATAATTTCTAAAATACTCATTGAAAGCAAAGAAAATATCTTGCCGTTCCGTTTGTAAATAAATCTAAGCAAATGTAAGCTTTTTTAGGCTTAGACATGAACTACGTATAATTGttaaaagaattttgtatttgtttatgttttaacCCTGAGAACCATAGGACACTTTTTTCTAGCTAAATTTAAGATGAAATTTAGCGATTTTACTAAAAAAAGCATCTAGAAACTATACTAAAGTATGAAAAActaaagaaaaaaaagtaaattgAAAACAATGTGTACTATAAGTCAGCTATACCTAGGATTATGTTAAATGtatgataatttttttttataaaaacatatacAAACATACTTAAAGTATCAAAATTAACTACAGAAAAACCcagcaaaaaatatttaaaaccctGTCTTTTTTGCAAAATGACTGCAAGCATTGTAATTGTAAATTGTCGAGCGAcaaaaaaattgtgtacacATACGAgcattaaataaatacttgaAAAAATGCTTCAAAATGTATGGATTTAAATGGATATGGCGAAAGAGATAAAAGAGTAGTATTGTGTGTAAGGATTTGTGAGTATCTAAATGTGTATAAAATAAGCCCAAAAGCGATTGaataaaaattcattttgTGGAAATGTGAACAGCCGCGTTGTCTTAATTCCTGGGTGGCACTCCAATCGCTCCAATCTCCGCCCGAAAATATGCCATTAGCCGGTGAGATCGGCCCAAAAGTAGACGGCACTCAAATGTGGCTAAACACGGAAGCTCACGGCGTCGAAGGCAATCGGATGACCCAATTAGTGGGGGCACACAATCCCATTCACGTTCGCATTCGCATTCAGATGGACCGGACCGGACCGCCCGGAGGCATCACAATCAAGGCAAAAACAAATCGCATAATTATGCGGAGTATCATGGAAGAGCACGGTTGGGATGGGCTCTTTGAAAGGTAGGTAACATGCCAATAAAGGTCATCGACATGGGTCAGAAGACTTAAAATTGCACTCTTAGGACTGTCTTTAGAAGTACGTCCTCTTTTAAGACTGgtgtttattaacaaaaaagcaaaaatgagaatgttatatttttaatattttttatttggaaaaaaataatttaatattttctccTAATCAATTTATAAGTATGTGTAATTTGTTAATGAAGtgctttaaatatttcaaattatGAGCTAGCAATATTGCGGAACCATGGCGGCTAGGGCATCAGCTAAAGAATActtaagttttaatttttaaagtttccaACAAATAAAAGAAACGGTACGTATGTTATTCATTTCTATAATAACGTAGGACTctgaaaaaattatatgtatacattattatattgttacaatttgtttatttttaccaAGAGATGACATCAATATAAAATTGCTTATTTGTATTACATACATATTATGCTTCCAACtaactaataataaataatatttccaATTATGGGCAAATTCACACTTCCATTTAGCACAAATATACTTATTTTGTActtctattgtaattaattaaACGAAATTTGAGGCACATTTCACAATTGGATGGAAATTAGTTGATTCCCAGCAGATATAGCACTCTAATATTACCATTATCGAgtatgataatgataatgtaTGATGGCCATTAATTTGGGAAGACTCCAGCAATTACCTCTGGTATCGACGAGTCCATAGCGTTCTTAGTCACCCGTATCTGCCGATTGGCCGGCCGTGTATCTGAAGCTCGCAGTGCGAAATGCAAATTGTCGCGCAAAATCGCATCGCTATTGTTTTCCATAGATTTATGCACTCGGCCGATGCTGCGGCTGATTTGTGGTCGGCCGTGTGAATGGCCAGCTCGTCGGATCGAAGTCCCAGCCATATAAAAGTGAACCCCGCCGGAGGGGACAGTAGTCGGCCCCCAAAATGCCATCAAGTCGGTACCAcctgctgcagctgcagctgctgctcaTCTCCCTGCTCCTTGCCGCTGGTCAGAGGAGCCCGGTGCGGGTTCCGCCCCAGGATCTGCAGCTGCCCAACTTCGGGGGCGAGAGCTTCGAGAGATTCGGCGGaggatcgggatcgggatcgggatcggtATCGAGTAGTGGGAGCAGCGAGAGCCAGGAAACCAGTGACGAGATGCGGGAGCAGCTGAAGCAGCTCCTGGGCGACCAGCTCTCCAACGCCTTCGCCCCCTTGGCCACCACGCCCTTCACCAACCGACATCCGGCCATTACGTCACCCACCTCGGGCACAGCAGCTCGCTCCCAGTTCGCCTCCGATGCGGATCCGGACCAGGAACAGGATCAGGATCAGGACGCCAATGAAGAGGAGTCCCCGGAGGAGGAGGGCAACGAGGAGCCGGAGGAGGGGGAGGCCACTCCCCAGCCCCAGCCCCTGCCACCCCCCCTTCCGCAGCCTGCAGGCGGCGAGGAGGAGCCAACTGGTGGTCAGGTGGAGCAGGTCGAGGACTATAACGCCTGGCGCGATAATTTCTATGACATCAACGAAGACGGCAGCTACGTCTTTGGGTGAGTTTGCAGGGCAAATGCCGTAATGATGACTTTCAAAGACTTGAGATAAGATTGGAAGCCGAAGCCTTCTCAGCTTCAATTTGTCAAAATTGAATTCGATAACTATAATcataattttatataattttataacaAGAGATACCGTATTTGCCataaacattttctaaaaagtAGTTCATTATTGCCAAATCTATCTATGAAGGTATTcgcaaatataaatatacatttttttagagCTAGCCATAACAAAAGTGTACAATTCTCTTCTCAAATTTTAAACCACACAAATCTTATGATACCTCCTCTGAAGTATAGCTTATTTTGCAAGTCCACTAGATACTATTTACTAATTGCATTTATATACCCAGCTACTCTATTCCTCATGGCGTTCGTCGCTGGGAGAAGGGTTTCTATTCAAAGGAGCAGCATGGTCAGGTGGTCCAGGGCTTCTACGTCCAGCCTCGCCACGATTTCCAGGGACTGAGATACGAACTGCGATGCTACAGAGCCGATTCCAATGGCTATCAGCCACTCCCAGGTAAGGGGTTCTAGATACGAATTCAATATAAACAGATACAAATATAACGGAATGACTTGCAGTGGAGTTCCTGAGGACGCCACCAATTGTGAGGCGCGATGAGGTACCCCAGGTTAACTGCTTCCGAAATGGCGATAATAGACAGCTGAGTCAGGAATAACTGAAAATCACACTCTGTGTGGTAGGTAACACCCATAAAAATGTAGCCTTAGAAGGGGTTTTTGAAATACATTTGATAAGCTAACATGATTGTGTTATAATTTTTACTGACATTCTTTTTTTTGGCAcgtatgtaaatatatttaactcaAAAAGCTTTGAAATGCCttcatatttcattttattacatttttattccACAGACCAACCAATAAAAATAGAGAAGTTACGAGGAATATAAagatataaacatttttattaacgAAACTAAAACAGTACAAGTATTTAAGCGACAATTTTCCGACATTAAGTTTTCTGAAATGGAAAATAATTCAAGGCATAAACAAGAAAATATTAAGCTATATGCTTTACTAAGTGgcataacatttttttgtttgaaattaGGACCGTCTGACAGAATTTCGCCGCACTTTACGGCCGAATCCCTTTCAGCACATCCTGGGAGTAAAAACAGGAAACCGTGGTCCATAAAGAACTTGAGCGCATAAGAAGCATAACAATCGCTTATCCGAATTCTTGGGGCTTACCCGTACAGTCATCACTTCCTTGTTTGCTTTGGCGctactttttgttttattccTTATATTCGCTTTATTTTTGCCACTGTTTCAGCTTCCTTCGTTTCGCGGTTTCAAGTTTAATTCAAATGGCATttcaaaatactttttatttgtttttattgtctttTATTTTCGCCCGGATCCCCCGAACTCTTTTACTCTGTCGCACACTTGGGGAAAATTTTTAAGtggacaaatttatttttcttttccgACAAAGAAATTTGTGTAAGTATTTCTGAAAGTTCTGGCAATATTTTTCGTCTCTCTCTTTAtcttcaaaaagtttatatttttgCATGCAACCTCATCAATGATTCTGAATTTCTCTCTGTGCATACGTCCCACCATGGGCCAAACGAGATTTGTAGCTATGTGTGAGCTTGGCGTGGCTTTTGCGGCGTCCCTGACGTGGAGCGGTATTCCCACAGTTTTCAATTTTTGGCGATTTGTTGCGGCACTTAACGGTTGTTTGTTAGCTgtcattgttgttgctgatgAAGCGCCTTTTGTCTCAACCTTCCGCCATATCTCTGGTTCTTTCCCCAGCGTTCCGCACTTCGGTACAGACCAGCTTCCCCGGGTGAACGCTCATAATAATAATCGTAAATATTCTAACTCACTGAATATATTGGTTATTCGACCATTTTTTACATCAAAACCGCGATGCGTTTTCTAAAATGAATTCCCAAAATTCtatgaataataaataaaatcgattaaaaattccaatcggtataaataaataatgaactAAATATGTGAAAGTCTTAGGTCTAGCCCTTAAAATTTCTTAGCGCTAAACAAATTGTTTATATTTGTAAAAATCTTCCTGCATGTACCAATCGCTATAACACATTACAAGTTATGAATAACTAAGTTGAAGGGCCTAACATAGTCAGCGGTGTCAATAGCCGCCGCTAGGGGCGCTCGCGTGgtaacgggtatatgataGTCGAGACACTCGCTGCAATGTTCCTTCTTGTAATACCTGTTACTCTTAGAGTAATGgtgtatactagattcgtcggaaagtatgtaacaggtagaaggaagagTCCCCATAAGttataaattcttgatcaggatcactagccgtcTCCGTCAGTCCGTATAAACGCTAAGATCACGGacactataagagctagaatgtTTTGGCATGCAGGTTCATGGgtttcctgcgcagcgcaagttttttgcCCAATCAAACGCCCACAATCGAGTGTAAACCCATTCAGCACCcacatttaatattaacaatttgtaaa includes these proteins:
- the LOC119557483 gene encoding uncharacterized protein LOC119557483, translating into MPSSRYHLLQLQLLLISLLLAAGQRSPVRVPPQDLQLPNFGGESFERFGGGSGSGSGSVSSSGSSESQETSDEMREQLKQLLGDQLSNAFAPLATTPFTNRHPAITSPTSGTAARSQFASDADPDQEQDQDQDANEEESPEEEGNEEPEEGEATPQPQPLPPPLPQPAGGEEEPTGGQVEQVEDYNAWRDNFYDINEDGSYVFGYSIPHGVRRWEKGFYSKEQHGQVVQGFYVQPRHDFQGLRYELRCYRADSNGYQPLPVEFLRTPPIVRRDEVPQVNCFRNGDNRQLSQE